The stretch of DNA CCCTGGTCGACAAGTACGACCTCGATGACGTCCTCGAGCAGCTCGGGGCCGACATCACGGCGGTGCTCGACGTCGCGGGCGCCGGCGTCATGTTGGCCGACGCGGCCGGAGCACTGCGGTTCTGCTCGACCAACAACGAGGTCCTGCACAAGCTCGAGGCGCTGCAGGTCGACCTCGATGAGGGACCGTGCCTGCTCGCCTACCGGACGAGTGAGATCGTGCTGGCCGACGACCTGCGCTCGGATCCGCGGTTCCCCAACTTCGGACCGCGGGCACTCGAGGCGGGGATGGCGGCGGTCTACAGCTTCCCGATGCGTCTTGACCAGCAGGTCATCGGGGCGCTCAACCTGTACAACGACGAGCCCGGTCCCTTCTCGGACGACCAGATCGAGGTCGGTGGCGTCTTCGCCGATGTCGGGACGACCTACCTCCTCAACGCCCGGGACATCGCACAGCAGGACCTGCTGACCCGTCAGTTGCAGGAGGCGCTCAACAGCCGCGTGCTGATCGAGCAGGCCAAGGGCTACGTGTCCGCGCTCGCGGGCGTCGAGCCGACCGACGCGTTCGAGCTGATCCGCGGCTACGCGCGCCGCCACCAGGTGCGCGTGCGCATGATCGCGCGATCGCTGCTGCACGGCGACCTGGCGCTCGACGAACTGACGCGCTGACCGCGACCGGGAGCGGCGTCGGCTCAGCGGTCGGAGCGCTGCACGACATCGCTCCACCAGGCGTACAGCTGATCTGCCGCGTCAGGGTCGTCGAGACGGGCACTGCCCATCAACGGCGCGTCCGGCACGGTCCAGGAAAGACCCGCGGTGCTGCTGTCGACAGCGCACACGACGCGGCCCGATCCGGCACTGCCGGCATAGGCGTGGGTCGCCCGCCGGTCGACGCGGCAGTCTCCGTCACCAGCCGAGCGGGCCAGTGCGTCGAACGCGTCATCGCGTTCGGTCGTCGAGCCGAAGCGACGGAACACGACCCGGGTCGGTGTCTGTGCGTCCTCCGCACATGAGATCGCCACCTGCTCACCGGCGAGCGGATCCCGGGTCGGTGGCCGGCAGGCCTGCGCGTCGTACACACCCAGGGCATCGAGCAGTTCGCGCTGGTCGGCATCCAGTGCGGCCCCGTCGGCCGTGTCGGCCCCACGGGACGCGGAACCACCCGGGTCGAGGTCGCCGCCCCGCACCATCGCCCAGATGAGACCGAGCACCAGCAGCATGCCGACGACCACGACGACGACCGCGTGCCCACCGAGCCCGTCACTGCGGCCGGTGTCACCGACGTCGCGATCCGTGGGCCGCCGGCGGGCGGCGGTGCCGGCCGGCTGCGGTGCTCCAGCGCGCCCGGGTGGGCGTGCGCCCTCGTCAGCGCCGGATGCACGTGCGCCCGCGTCCGTGGGCGGCGCGTCGGCCCGGTCCGCTGACCCGTCCGCGGGGCGGTCCACGCCGTCCGCACGGTCGCCGAGGTCGGCGCGG from Euzebyales bacterium encodes:
- a CDS encoding GAF and ANTAR domain-containing protein, which gives rise to MAQQVMSDASPTQGVDHRGFWKVLERFAGTLVDKYDLDDVLEQLGADITAVLDVAGAGVMLADAAGALRFCSTNNEVLHKLEALQVDLDEGPCLLAYRTSEIVLADDLRSDPRFPNFGPRALEAGMAAVYSFPMRLDQQVIGALNLYNDEPGPFSDDQIEVGGVFADVGTTYLLNARDIAQQDLLTRQLQEALNSRVLIEQAKGYVSALAGVEPTDAFELIRGYARRHQVRVRMIARSLLHGDLALDELTR